A region from the Serinibacter arcticus genome encodes:
- a CDS encoding ABC transporter ATP-binding protein, with translation MSATPRPTAAAEPAGAALPVAPGGATARAAWRAARAHRGLLVTSLLTAVVASIGTTATPVLLGRVVDAVAALREDGGAFGSTGLVALFSAIGAAVLVTAVFTGLSLRQVERLGAVVAADLREGCVERAVRMEAGRFERAGAGDVTTRVTEDIELFTLSVPLLAHVVTSLITVVVALAGFVTLDWRLGLAFLVVGPVYALGLRYYLPKAGPLYGAERARSSERSRVLLESIHGRRTVHAYRMAPVQSARVEETSAAALLAGIRAQRLAMRFGLTMNIAEGVGLSGVLACGFLLVRGDLASVGDVTAAALLFHRLFGPLGMLLMSIDQVQRAAAALARIVGIATLPVPPVRAGGATPDAVAVRVRGLRHAYSPGHDVLHDVDLDIPAGTSLAVVGESGAGKTTLAAIVAGVLPPVAGTVELVPVAGAAGGDGAPIAVVGLDPDHLRDVVTMVSQESHVFAGTLRADLLLARPAAQDAQLVEVLERIGAAGWVRALPSGLDTVVGASGHPLTAAQEQHLALVRVALRDAPLVVLDEATAEANSSGSRELERAAARLLRGRTALVVAHRLTQARACDRIAVMHEGVVVELGDHDTLVTAGGLYSRLWAAWSADGAGAR, from the coding sequence ATGAGCGCCACCCCGCGCCCGACGGCGGCCGCCGAACCGGCCGGGGCCGCGCTGCCCGTCGCCCCCGGCGGTGCGACGGCGCGCGCCGCCTGGCGCGCCGCCCGCGCCCACCGCGGTCTCCTGGTGACGAGCCTGCTCACCGCCGTCGTCGCGAGCATCGGCACGACGGCGACCCCCGTGCTGCTGGGGCGGGTCGTGGACGCGGTGGCCGCGCTCCGCGAGGACGGCGGAGCGTTCGGCTCCACCGGCCTCGTCGCGCTGTTCTCGGCGATCGGCGCCGCGGTGCTCGTCACCGCCGTCTTCACCGGGCTGTCCCTGCGGCAGGTGGAGCGGCTCGGGGCCGTCGTCGCCGCCGACCTGCGCGAGGGATGCGTCGAGCGCGCCGTGCGGATGGAGGCCGGCCGCTTCGAGCGCGCCGGTGCCGGCGACGTGACCACGCGCGTGACGGAGGACATCGAGCTGTTCACGCTCTCGGTCCCGCTGCTGGCCCACGTCGTCACCTCGCTCATCACGGTGGTCGTGGCGCTGGCGGGCTTCGTCACGCTCGACTGGCGACTGGGCCTCGCCTTCCTCGTGGTCGGGCCCGTCTACGCCCTCGGGCTGCGCTACTACCTGCCCAAGGCCGGTCCGCTCTACGGCGCGGAGCGGGCCCGGTCCTCAGAGCGCTCGCGCGTGCTGCTGGAGTCGATCCACGGCCGCCGCACCGTGCACGCCTACCGGATGGCGCCCGTGCAGTCCGCGCGGGTCGAGGAGACCTCGGCCGCGGCCCTCCTGGCCGGCATCCGGGCCCAGCGGCTCGCGATGCGGTTCGGGCTGACGATGAACATCGCCGAGGGCGTCGGGCTCTCGGGCGTGCTCGCGTGCGGCTTCCTGCTGGTGCGCGGCGACCTCGCCTCGGTGGGCGACGTCACGGCCGCGGCACTGCTGTTCCACCGCCTCTTCGGCCCGCTGGGCATGCTGCTGATGTCCATCGACCAGGTGCAGCGTGCGGCGGCCGCGCTGGCCCGGATCGTCGGTATCGCGACGCTCCCGGTGCCGCCCGTCCGCGCGGGCGGGGCGACGCCGGACGCCGTCGCCGTCCGCGTGCGCGGCCTGCGCCACGCCTACTCCCCCGGGCACGACGTGCTGCACGACGTCGACCTGGACATCCCGGCCGGGACCTCGCTCGCGGTCGTCGGCGAGAGCGGCGCCGGCAAGACGACGCTCGCGGCGATCGTCGCCGGCGTGCTGCCGCCCGTGGCGGGGACGGTCGAGCTGGTGCCGGTCGCGGGTGCCGCAGGAGGTGACGGAGCGCCGATCGCCGTCGTCGGCCTGGACCCCGACCACCTGCGCGACGTCGTCACGATGGTGTCGCAGGAGAGCCACGTGTTCGCGGGCACGCTGCGTGCCGACCTCCTGCTCGCCCGGCCCGCCGCGCAAGACGCGCAGCTGGTCGAGGTGCTGGAGCGGATCGGGGCGGCGGGCTGGGTGCGCGCGCTCCCGAGCGGGCTCGACACCGTCGTGGGGGCGAGCGGGCACCCGCTCACCGCCGCCCAGGAGCAGCACCTCGCCCTGGTGCGCGTCGCGCTGCGGGACGCGCCGCTCGTGGTGCTCGACGAGGCGACCGCCGAGGCCAACAGCTCCGGCTCGCGCGAGCTCGAGCGCGCCGCGGCGCGGCTGCTCCGGGGCCGGACGGCGCTCGTCGTCGCGCACCGCCTCACCCAGGCGCGCGCGTGCGACCGGATCGCCGTGATGCACGAGGGCGTCGTCGTCGAGCTGGGCGACCACGACACGCTGGTGACCGCGGGCGGGCTGTACAGCCGGTTGTGGGCGGCGTGGTCCGCCGACGGCGCCGGCGCGCGCTGA
- a CDS encoding PTS fructose transporter subunit IIC, whose translation MKFVAVTSCPTGIAHTYMAAEALEQVGKAAGHEVSVETQGSIGTEEVEHSVIDAADGVIFAADLEVKGRERFAGKPTIDVGVKRAVHEPQKVLDEAIAAVEAGPVVAAPGVADKAPAPARVDPRTVSTATRVRQWLMTGVSHMIPFVAAGGILIALSFMLAQVAWGGAEGAIEVTGVDAAAVLASFDPTSLQDWSVVLLKTGQLTFSFLVPVLSGYIAFGIADRPGLVPGFLGGAASVFIGAGFLGGLVTGFAAGFIALWISRWKVPKGLRGIMPVVVIPLLSSALVGILMLVVLGRPIAALMEGLTTWLNGLPASQIVLLGLLLGAMMGFDLGGPINKVAYTFAVTGLATEGLASDATQYKIMAAVMISGMVAPLALALATTVRKKLFTDIERENGKAAWLLGASFISEGAIPFAAADPWRVIVSSTIGSAVTGALSMAFGVTLVAPHGGIWVLPLVGNALGFLLALVAGVLVTTALVVLLKHTRSNRAEVEATQAAAVPVGA comes from the coding sequence ATGAAGTTCGTCGCCGTCACCTCGTGCCCCACGGGGATCGCGCACACCTACATGGCCGCCGAGGCGCTCGAGCAGGTCGGCAAGGCCGCCGGGCACGAGGTCTCCGTCGAGACGCAGGGCTCGATCGGGACCGAGGAGGTCGAGCACTCGGTCATCGACGCCGCCGACGGCGTCATCTTCGCCGCCGACCTCGAGGTCAAGGGCCGTGAGCGGTTCGCCGGCAAGCCGACGATCGACGTCGGCGTGAAGCGCGCCGTGCACGAGCCGCAGAAGGTCCTGGACGAGGCGATCGCCGCCGTCGAGGCCGGCCCCGTCGTCGCCGCCCCGGGCGTCGCCGACAAGGCCCCCGCCCCGGCGCGGGTGGACCCGCGGACCGTCTCGACCGCCACGCGCGTGCGGCAGTGGCTGATGACGGGTGTCTCGCACATGATCCCGTTCGTCGCCGCCGGCGGCATCCTCATCGCCCTGAGCTTCATGCTCGCCCAGGTCGCGTGGGGAGGCGCCGAGGGCGCCATCGAGGTGACCGGGGTCGACGCCGCGGCCGTCCTGGCGAGCTTCGACCCGACCTCGCTGCAGGACTGGTCGGTGGTGCTCCTCAAGACCGGCCAGCTGACGTTCTCCTTCCTCGTCCCCGTCCTGTCGGGCTACATCGCGTTCGGCATCGCCGACCGACCCGGCCTCGTGCCCGGCTTCCTCGGCGGTGCCGCGTCCGTCTTCATCGGAGCCGGCTTCCTCGGTGGTCTCGTCACCGGCTTCGCCGCCGGTTTCATCGCGCTGTGGATCAGCCGCTGGAAGGTGCCCAAGGGCCTGCGCGGCATCATGCCGGTCGTGGTGATCCCGCTGCTGTCGAGCGCGCTGGTCGGCATCCTCATGCTGGTGGTCCTCGGACGCCCGATCGCCGCGCTCATGGAGGGCCTGACGACCTGGCTGAACGGCCTGCCGGCCTCGCAGATCGTCCTGCTCGGGCTCCTGCTCGGCGCGATGATGGGCTTCGACCTCGGCGGTCCGATCAACAAGGTCGCCTACACCTTCGCGGTCACCGGGCTCGCGACGGAGGGGCTCGCGAGCGACGCCACGCAGTACAAGATCATGGCCGCCGTCATGATCTCCGGGATGGTTGCGCCGCTCGCCCTCGCGCTCGCCACGACCGTGCGCAAGAAGCTCTTCACGGACATCGAGCGCGAGAACGGCAAGGCCGCCTGGCTCCTCGGCGCCTCGTTCATCTCGGAGGGCGCGATCCCGTTCGCGGCCGCCGACCCGTGGCGCGTCATCGTCTCCTCCACCATCGGCTCGGCCGTCACGGGGGCGCTCTCGATGGCGTTCGGCGTCACGCTCGTCGCGCCGCACGGCGGGATCTGGGTGCTGCCGCTGGTCGGCAACGCGCTGGGTTTCCTCCTCGCGCTCGTCGCCGGCGTGCTCGTGACGACGGCGCTGGTCGTCCTGCTGAAGCACACGCGGTCCAACCGGGCCGAGGTCGAGGCCACGCAGGCGGCGGCGGTGCCGGTCGGCGCCTGA
- a CDS encoding PTS sugar transporter subunit IIA, which yields MSDQLITADLVAVNAAVADKGEVIDLLAQRLAAAGRVTDAAAFAADVRAREAVTATGMPGAIGLPHAKSAAVLTPSLAVATVPAGVDFEGPDGPATLVFLIAAPAEGADEHLKILAKLARKLVSPTFTGAVRDAADAEQVAAVVTEAVS from the coding sequence ATGTCCGACCAGCTCATCACCGCCGACCTCGTCGCCGTCAACGCCGCCGTCGCCGACAAGGGCGAGGTCATCGACCTCCTGGCCCAGCGACTCGCCGCCGCGGGCCGCGTCACCGATGCCGCCGCCTTCGCCGCCGACGTGCGGGCCCGCGAGGCGGTGACGGCGACCGGGATGCCCGGCGCGATCGGCCTGCCGCACGCCAAGTCCGCTGCCGTCCTGACCCCCTCGCTCGCCGTCGCCACGGTTCCGGCCGGGGTCGACTTCGAGGGCCCCGACGGCCCCGCCACCCTGGTGTTCCTCATCGCCGCCCCGGCCGAGGGTGCCGACGAGCACCTCAAGATCCTGGCGAAGCTCGCCCGCAAGCTCGTCAGCCCCACGTTCACGGGCGCCGTGCGCGACGCCGCCGACGCCGAGCAGGTCGCGGCGGTCGTGACCGAGGCGGTGTCCTGA
- a CDS encoding DeoR/GlpR family DNA-binding transcription regulator, with translation MYPSERHASIVARARAEGRVEVAGLARDLDVATETIRRDLTILERRGNLRRVHGGAVPVERLGLEPSVREREVVNTAAKDAIAAAALAAIGDVATIVLDGGTTTARLAAMLPTDREITVVTHALPIASIVAVRPNVRLHLAGGHVRGRTLVAVGPWATQALSRIKADVVILGANGISREQGVTTPDVAEAEVKAALAAAARRVVVLADHSKIGRDELITVLPCEEIDTLITDTEADAELISEIEAAGVDVVRAPPTGTHAPPGR, from the coding sequence ATGTACCCGTCCGAACGCCACGCGTCGATCGTCGCTCGCGCCCGTGCCGAGGGGCGTGTGGAGGTCGCCGGCCTCGCCCGTGACCTCGACGTCGCCACCGAGACCATCCGCCGCGACCTCACGATCCTCGAGCGGCGCGGCAACCTGCGCCGCGTCCACGGCGGGGCGGTGCCGGTCGAGAGACTGGGGCTCGAACCCTCCGTGCGGGAGCGCGAGGTGGTCAACACCGCGGCGAAGGACGCGATCGCGGCGGCCGCGCTGGCTGCCATCGGCGACGTCGCCACGATCGTCCTGGACGGCGGCACCACCACGGCCCGGCTGGCCGCGATGCTCCCCACCGACCGTGAGATCACCGTGGTGACCCACGCCCTGCCGATCGCCAGCATCGTGGCCGTCCGCCCGAACGTCAGGCTCCACCTCGCCGGCGGCCACGTCCGCGGGCGCACCCTGGTGGCGGTCGGGCCGTGGGCCACCCAGGCCCTCAGCCGGATCAAGGCGGACGTCGTGATCCTCGGGGCCAACGGCATCAGCCGAGAGCAGGGGGTGACCACGCCCGACGTCGCCGAGGCCGAGGTGAAGGCCGCGCTGGCGGCGGCGGCCCGCCGCGTCGTCGTCCTGGCCGACCACTCCAAGATCGGGCGGGACGAGCTCATCACGGTCCTGCCGTGCGAGGAGATCGACACCCTGATCACCGACACCGAGGCGGACGCCGAGCTGATCAGCGAGATCGAGGCCGCCGGCGTCGACGTCGTGCGCGCGCCCCCCACCGGCACCCACGCGCCACCCGGCCGCTGA
- a CDS encoding class II fumarate hydratase, whose protein sequence is MAAETEYRIEHDTMGEVRVPKDATYAAQTQRAVENFPISGTTLSRHHIAALAQIKKAAARANADLGVLERDVADAIAVAADRVIEGELDHDFPIDVFQTGSGTSSNMNTNEVIATLATRALGRTVHPNDHVNASQSSNDVFPSSIHVAALEAVTTVLLPGLTTLAESLEAKAVEFADVVKSGRTHLMDATPVMLGQEFRGYATQIRYGIARVESTLGRLAELPQGGTAVGTGINTPAGFPQKVIGYVAEQTGLPVVEAHDHFEAQGAMDSFVETSGALRTVAVSLVKICNDLRWMGSGPRTGLGEIALPDLQPGSSIMPGKVNPVLPEAALQVCAQVIGNDQAIAFSGSTGLFELNVMLPVMARNLLESTTLLGNVTRVLAERCVDGITANVDRCRELAESSPSIVTPLNRIIGYEAAAAIAKHSVKNGVTIREAVEQLGYVERGEVTSEQLDVALDVAAMTTPRN, encoded by the coding sequence ATGGCCGCGGAGACCGAGTACCGCATCGAGCACGACACGATGGGGGAGGTCCGGGTCCCCAAGGACGCGACGTACGCGGCGCAGACCCAGCGCGCCGTCGAGAACTTCCCGATCTCCGGCACCACCCTCTCGCGGCACCACATCGCGGCGCTCGCGCAGATCAAGAAGGCCGCGGCCCGCGCGAACGCCGACCTCGGGGTGCTCGAGCGCGACGTCGCCGACGCCATCGCGGTGGCCGCCGACCGCGTCATCGAGGGCGAGCTCGACCACGACTTCCCGATCGACGTGTTCCAGACCGGCTCCGGAACGTCCTCGAACATGAACACCAACGAGGTCATCGCCACGCTCGCCACGCGCGCGCTCGGGCGCACGGTGCACCCCAACGACCACGTCAACGCCTCGCAGTCGAGCAACGACGTCTTCCCCTCCTCCATCCACGTGGCCGCCCTCGAGGCCGTCACGACCGTCCTCCTGCCGGGGCTGACGACCCTCGCCGAGTCGCTCGAGGCGAAGGCGGTGGAGTTCGCCGACGTCGTGAAGTCCGGCCGCACGCACCTCATGGACGCGACGCCGGTCATGCTCGGGCAGGAGTTCCGCGGCTACGCCACGCAGATCCGCTACGGGATCGCGCGCGTCGAGTCGACCCTCGGCCGGCTCGCCGAGCTCCCGCAGGGCGGCACCGCCGTCGGGACCGGGATCAACACCCCCGCGGGCTTCCCGCAGAAGGTCATCGGCTACGTCGCCGAGCAGACCGGGCTGCCGGTCGTCGAGGCGCACGACCACTTCGAGGCACAGGGCGCGATGGACTCCTTCGTGGAGACCTCGGGCGCGCTCCGCACGGTGGCCGTCTCGCTCGTGAAGATCTGCAACGACCTGCGCTGGATGGGTTCCGGCCCCCGTACGGGCCTCGGCGAGATCGCGCTGCCCGACCTCCAGCCCGGCTCCTCGATCATGCCCGGCAAGGTCAACCCGGTCCTGCCGGAGGCCGCGCTGCAGGTGTGCGCGCAGGTCATCGGCAACGACCAGGCGATCGCGTTCTCCGGTTCGACCGGCCTGTTCGAGCTCAACGTGATGCTGCCCGTGATGGCGCGCAACCTGCTCGAGTCCACGACGCTGCTCGGCAACGTCACCCGCGTGCTCGCCGAGCGCTGCGTGGACGGGATCACCGCGAACGTCGACCGCTGCCGCGAGCTGGCGGAGTCCTCGCCGTCGATCGTGACGCCGCTCAACCGGATCATCGGCTACGAGGCGGCGGCCGCGATCGCCAAGCACTCGGTCAAGAACGGCGTGACGATCCGCGAGGCCGTCGAGCAGCTCGGCTACGTGGAGCGTGGCGAGGTGACGTCGGAGCAGCTCGACGTCGCGCTCGACGTCGCGGCCATGACGACGCCGCGCAACTGA
- the ddaH gene encoding dimethylargininase, whose amino-acid sequence MSRLLVRRPSPRLADGEITHIERQPINPALALRQWEGYVAQFASRGWEVVEVEAADAQPDGVFIEDAVIVFGDLAVLARSGAESRRGEKPGAEAAARALGLTVHAIEEPGTLDGGDILKIGMRVYVGDTSRTNEAGIAQLRAILEPTGREVVVVPVTTALHLKSAITALPDGTVIGHDSLVEAPEQFPAFRAVPEVTGTAVVVLDETTVLMSASAPETAQQWRDAGLEVVTADITEFEKLEGCVTCLSVRVR is encoded by the coding sequence ATGAGCCGTCTCCTCGTGCGCCGTCCCTCGCCCCGTCTCGCCGACGGCGAGATCACCCACATCGAGCGGCAGCCGATCAATCCAGCGCTGGCGCTGCGCCAGTGGGAGGGCTACGTCGCCCAGTTCGCCTCGCGCGGGTGGGAGGTCGTCGAGGTCGAGGCGGCCGACGCCCAGCCCGACGGCGTCTTCATCGAGGACGCGGTGATCGTCTTCGGGGACCTGGCCGTGCTGGCGCGCTCCGGAGCCGAGTCCCGCCGCGGCGAGAAGCCCGGCGCCGAGGCGGCCGCTCGCGCGCTCGGCCTGACGGTCCACGCCATCGAGGAGCCCGGCACGCTCGACGGGGGCGACATCCTCAAGATCGGGATGCGCGTCTACGTCGGTGACACCTCGCGCACCAACGAGGCCGGTATCGCCCAGCTGCGCGCGATCCTCGAGCCGACCGGCCGCGAGGTCGTCGTCGTCCCCGTCACGACGGCGCTGCACCTGAAGTCCGCGATCACCGCGCTGCCCGACGGCACCGTGATCGGCCACGACTCCCTGGTCGAGGCGCCCGAGCAGTTCCCCGCGTTCCGCGCCGTGCCGGAGGTGACCGGCACCGCCGTCGTCGTCCTGGACGAGACCACCGTGCTGATGTCGGCCAGCGCCCCCGAGACGGCGCAGCAGTGGCGGGACGCGGGCCTGGAGGTCGTGACGGCGGACATCACCGAGTTCGAGAAGCTCGAGGGCTGTGTCACGTGCCTCTCGGTGCGCGTGCGGTGA
- a CDS encoding GNAT family acetyltransferase, which yields MPDVLLLTDEATPDLRAAVVSLWEACGLTRPWNPPHRDLDDALAGPTSTVLVAVEDGLVLGSVLAGYDGHRGWLYYLAVAPDRRGAGLARTLITTAEGWLARQGARKVQLMVRRGNPAEAVYPALGYEAQDVAVYGRRLDG from the coding sequence GTGCCCGACGTCCTGCTGCTCACGGACGAGGCCACACCTGACCTGCGCGCCGCCGTCGTCAGCCTCTGGGAGGCCTGCGGGCTGACGCGTCCGTGGAACCCGCCGCACCGCGATCTCGACGACGCGCTGGCCGGTCCGACCTCGACGGTGCTCGTCGCCGTCGAGGACGGCCTCGTCCTCGGCTCGGTGCTCGCGGGCTACGACGGCCACCGCGGCTGGCTCTACTACCTCGCCGTCGCCCCCGACCGTCGCGGGGCGGGCCTCGCCCGCACGCTGATCACGACGGCGGAGGGCTGGCTCGCGCGCCAGGGCGCGCGCAAGGTGCAGCTCATGGTCCGACGCGGCAACCCCGCCGAGGCCGTCTATCCCGCGCTGGGCTACGAGGCCCAGGACGTCGCGGTCTACGGCCGCCGCCTCGACGGCTGA
- a CDS encoding GuaB3 family IMP dehydrogenase-related protein — protein sequence MSNEIEIGRGKRGRRAYSFDDIAVVPSRRTRTPDDVSVTWQIDAYQVDIPVVAAPMDSVMSPATAIELGRLGGIGVLDLEGLWTRYADPEPLLEEIATIPAGDVTRRMQELYSAPIQPELIHERIKEIRAAGVTVAGALSPQRTQEHWRTVVAAGVDLFVIRGTTVSAEHVSSEAEPLNLKRFIYELDVPVIVGGAATYTAALHLMRTGAAGVLVGFGGGAANTTRTSLGIHAPMATAVADVAAARRDYLDESGGRYVHVIADGSVGRSGDIVKAIACGADAVMLGAALARATEAPGRGWHWGSEAHHPDLPRGERVRVGTVGTLREILHGPGGRADGTLNMIGALRKAMATTGFSDAKEFQRVEVVVSPYSPR from the coding sequence GTGAGCAACGAGATCGAGATCGGCCGCGGCAAGCGTGGGCGTCGCGCCTACTCCTTCGACGACATCGCCGTCGTCCCGAGCCGACGGACCCGCACGCCGGACGACGTCTCGGTGACGTGGCAGATCGACGCCTACCAGGTCGACATCCCCGTCGTCGCCGCCCCGATGGACTCCGTGATGAGCCCGGCCACCGCGATCGAGCTCGGCCGCCTCGGCGGCATCGGCGTCCTCGACCTCGAGGGCCTGTGGACGCGCTACGCCGACCCCGAGCCGCTGCTCGAGGAGATCGCCACCATCCCCGCCGGCGACGTGACGCGCCGGATGCAGGAGCTGTACTCCGCGCCCATCCAACCCGAGCTCATCCACGAGCGCATCAAGGAGATCCGCGCCGCCGGCGTGACGGTCGCCGGGGCGCTCTCCCCGCAGCGCACGCAGGAGCACTGGCGCACCGTCGTCGCGGCCGGCGTCGACCTGTTCGTCATCCGCGGCACCACGGTCTCGGCCGAGCACGTCTCCTCGGAGGCGGAGCCGCTCAACCTCAAGCGCTTCATCTACGAGCTCGACGTGCCGGTCATCGTGGGCGGCGCCGCGACCTACACGGCCGCGCTGCACCTCATGCGCACCGGCGCCGCCGGCGTCCTGGTCGGCTTCGGCGGGGGAGCGGCGAACACCACCCGCACCAGCCTCGGCATCCACGCGCCGATGGCCACCGCCGTCGCCGACGTCGCCGCTGCCCGTCGCGACTACCTCGACGAGTCGGGCGGCCGCTACGTCCACGTCATCGCGGACGGCAGCGTCGGCCGCAGCGGCGACATCGTGAAGGCGATCGCCTGCGGCGCGGATGCCGTGATGCTCGGCGCCGCGCTCGCCCGCGCCACAGAGGCCCCGGGCCGCGGCTGGCACTGGGGCTCCGAGGCGCACCACCCCGACCTCCCGCGCGGCGAGCGCGTGCGCGTCGGAACGGTCGGCACGCTGCGCGAGATCCTGCACGGTCCGGGCGGCCGCGCGGACGGCACGCTCAACATGATCGGCGCGCTGCGCAAGGCCATGGCCACGACCGGCTTCTCCGACGCGAAGGAGTTCCAGCGCGTCGAGGTCGTCGTCTCGCCCTACTCGCCGCGCTGA
- a CDS encoding exonuclease domain-containing protein: protein MAGSSWTQSRVLGFDTETTGVDVTSDRIVTAALVMREGLGGLSRVRTWIIDPGVEIPEAASEIHGITTAYAREHGRPPAEVLEEVAQALAGAMADGVPVVAFNASYDLTILEYELARHGLPTLTDRLGRAPGPAIDPLVLDRALDRYRPGKRRLGNLAEYYGVVATGELHAADVDVDATLDVLRALVGRFPELAEVPLSAMHERQIRAHHMWARGFNAWLVQNGYDRPPADGSWPLQGDYALGEEIIADIVARARAAAAAQRVDHPVPVASAAVAHAG, encoded by the coding sequence ATGGCAGGCAGCAGCTGGACGCAGAGCAGGGTGCTCGGCTTCGACACGGAGACCACCGGTGTCGACGTCACGAGCGACCGCATCGTCACCGCTGCCCTCGTGATGCGCGAGGGCCTGGGCGGGCTGTCCCGCGTCCGCACCTGGATCATCGACCCCGGCGTCGAGATCCCCGAGGCCGCCTCGGAGATCCACGGCATCACGACGGCGTACGCGCGGGAGCACGGACGTCCTCCCGCCGAGGTTCTCGAGGAGGTCGCCCAGGCGCTCGCCGGGGCGATGGCCGACGGCGTGCCCGTCGTCGCGTTCAACGCCTCCTACGACCTGACGATCCTCGAGTACGAGCTAGCCCGGCACGGTCTCCCGACGCTGACCGACCGCCTCGGCCGCGCGCCCGGCCCGGCGATCGACCCGCTCGTCCTCGACCGCGCGCTGGACCGCTACCGCCCCGGCAAGCGCCGCCTGGGCAACCTCGCCGAGTACTACGGCGTCGTCGCCACGGGTGAGCTGCACGCGGCCGACGTCGACGTCGACGCCACGCTCGACGTCCTCCGCGCCCTCGTGGGCCGGTTCCCCGAGCTGGCCGAGGTGCCGCTCAGCGCCATGCACGAGCGCCAGATCCGGGCGCACCACATGTGGGCGCGCGGCTTCAACGCCTGGCTGGTCCAGAACGGCTACGACCGGCCACCGGCCGACGGCAGCTGGCCCCTCCAGGGCGACTACGCGCTGGGCGAGGAGATCATCGCCGACATCGTCGCCCGCGCCCGGGCCGCCGCAGCGGCGCAGCGGGTCGACCACCCGGTGCCCGTCGCGAGCGCCGCGGTCGCGCACGCGGGCTGA
- a CDS encoding M20 family metallo-hydrolase — translation MSDRPGGPLDLDLLAPDADRVATTIASLAGAFTESAEPGWTRRVFSDAYRASREWTLALMREAGLEARIDPAGNVVGVLPGRNRSAKPLMTGSHTDTVHGGGRFDGIVGVIGAVEVARRLRESGQQLERDLVVVDFLGEEANPFGVSCVGSRSIAGLLDAGHLERVDEDGHRLGDVMRSFGLDPAAALGQAWQPGSLHGYVELHVEQGPVLQSTGTSIGVVTAIAGIERLFARFTGRADHAGTMPMTMRHDALAAAAASVVAIEREGCGAPVHGVSTVGRFESGPGAFNVVPDEARVWAEMRSTEGEWLTGARRRVVDAIGAEASRRGVDLVVEWLNDQEPVRADPLVQDVIGTAADSLGLTWQAIPSGAGHDAAHLAHLGPMGMIFVPSIGGRSHCPEELSETADIADGIHVLAATLAQMDARAEPVGAA, via the coding sequence GTGAGCGACCGGCCGGGGGGCCCGCTCGACCTGGATCTGCTGGCGCCTGACGCGGACCGGGTGGCGACGACGATCGCCTCGCTCGCCGGGGCTTTCACCGAGTCGGCGGAGCCGGGCTGGACGCGGCGGGTGTTCTCGGACGCCTACCGGGCCTCGCGCGAGTGGACGCTGGCGCTCATGCGCGAGGCCGGCCTCGAGGCGCGGATCGATCCGGCGGGCAACGTCGTCGGCGTGCTGCCCGGGCGGAACCGCTCCGCGAAGCCGCTGATGACGGGGTCGCACACCGACACGGTGCACGGCGGGGGCCGGTTCGACGGCATCGTCGGGGTGATCGGGGCGGTCGAGGTCGCCCGTCGCCTGCGCGAGAGCGGGCAGCAGCTCGAGCGCGACCTGGTGGTGGTCGACTTCCTCGGCGAGGAGGCGAACCCCTTCGGCGTCTCGTGCGTCGGGTCGCGGTCGATCGCCGGTCTGCTGGACGCGGGGCACCTCGAGCGCGTGGACGAGGACGGTCACCGACTCGGCGACGTCATGCGATCCTTCGGGCTGGACCCGGCCGCCGCGCTCGGACAGGCCTGGCAGCCGGGCTCTTTGCACGGTTACGTCGAGCTCCACGTCGAGCAGGGCCCGGTGCTGCAGTCGACCGGCACCTCGATCGGCGTGGTGACGGCGATCGCCGGGATCGAGCGGCTGTTCGCCCGGTTCACCGGGCGGGCCGACCACGCCGGCACGATGCCGATGACGATGCGGCACGACGCGCTCGCCGCGGCGGCCGCCTCCGTCGTCGCGATCGAGCGCGAGGGCTGCGGCGCGCCGGTGCACGGGGTCTCCACCGTCGGCCGGTTCGAGTCGGGTCCCGGCGCCTTCAACGTGGTGCCCGACGAGGCGCGCGTGTGGGCCGAGATGCGCTCGACCGAGGGGGAGTGGCTGACGGGCGCCCGCCGTCGCGTCGTCGACGCGATCGGGGCGGAGGCGTCCCGACGCGGCGTCGACCTCGTGGTCGAGTGGCTCAACGACCAGGAGCCGGTGCGCGCCGACCCGCTCGTGCAGGACGTCATCGGCACCGCCGCCGACTCGCTCGGGCTCACCTGGCAGGCGATCCCGTCGGGGGCCGGCCACGACGCCGCGCACCTGGCTCACCTCGGTCCGATGGGCATGATCTTCGTGCCGTCGATCGGCGGGCGGAGCCACTGCCCCGAGGAGCTGTCCGAGACGGCGGACATCGCCGACGGCATCCACGTGCTCGCCGCCACGCTGGCGCAGATGGACGCGCGGGCGGAGCCGGTCGGGGCGGCCTGA